One region of Chryseobacterium sp. SORGH_AS_0447 genomic DNA includes:
- a CDS encoding RDD family protein, with product MSQIAINTSQNVNINFNTASVGDRMIAFILDLLIQVAYTIAIFYIFFNILDLGYLLNGLDPWSIRAVYVILLFPTFVYPLVLENLMEGQTPGKKIMKIRVVKIDGYQAGFGDYMIRWIFRIIDTTFMGVVGLIAMIVSKNNQRLGDIAAGTAVISLKNSINISHTILENIKEDYIPTFPQVIALSDNDMRIIKDNYIKAIRVDDRQIISRLSDKIKSILKLEVDPTKMTERQFIGVVIKDYNYYTGKDS from the coding sequence ATGTCTCAAATTGCCATTAATACCTCACAAAATGTAAATATTAATTTCAACACAGCCAGTGTCGGAGACCGGATGATTGCATTTATTCTCGACCTTCTCATCCAGGTAGCTTATACCATTGCAATTTTTTACATTTTCTTCAATATTCTGGATTTGGGGTATCTGCTGAATGGCCTGGATCCCTGGTCTATAAGGGCTGTATATGTGATCCTTCTTTTTCCTACCTTCGTTTATCCTTTGGTGTTGGAAAACTTAATGGAAGGACAGACGCCGGGAAAAAAAATTATGAAGATTCGGGTGGTTAAAATCGACGGTTACCAAGCGGGATTCGGCGATTATATGATTCGCTGGATATTCCGGATTATTGACACCACATTTATGGGAGTGGTGGGATTGATCGCTATGATTGTATCCAAAAACAACCAGCGGCTGGGTGATATTGCAGCCGGCACAGCAGTTATTTCATTGAAAAACAGCATTAATATTTCCCATACGATTCTGGAAAACATTAAAGAGGATTATATTCCTACTTTCCCGCAGGTTATTGCCCTTAGCGACAATGATATGAGGATTATCAAAGACAATTATATAAAAGCCATCCGCGTAGACGACCGACAGATTATCAGCAGGCTTTCCGACAAGATTAAAAGTATCCTGAAACTTGAAGTAGACCCTACTAAAATGACGGAAAGACAATTTATCGGAGTGGTGATTAAAGATTATAATTATTATACCGGCAAGGACAGCTAG
- a CDS encoding GNAT family N-acetyltransferase produces MRFENNKSGNGGVITLNNEIKEVGRLTYTIFPQDHKLVISFVLVHREFEGRGMGKYLVEEAIKFARENNWKVYPHCSYARSVMMRMRDVEDVFLQR; encoded by the coding sequence ATGCGATTCGAGAATAACAAATCAGGAAACGGTGGGGTAATTACGTTAAATAACGAAATTAAAGAAGTCGGAAGATTAACATATACTATTTTCCCGCAGGATCATAAACTGGTGATCTCATTTGTTCTGGTCCACCGGGAGTTTGAGGGCCGGGGAATGGGAAAATACCTGGTTGAGGAAGCGATTAAGTTTGCCAGAGAAAATAACTGGAAGGTGTATCCGCATTGTTCCTATGCAAGATCGGTGATGATGCGTATGCGTGATGTCGAGGACGTATTTCTACAACGTTAA
- a CDS encoding glycosyltransferase family protein: MKILYAFQGTGNGHVARAQEIVPILKKYAAVDTLISGHQSQLKADFDVNFQYKGISLLYNKTGGLSYRKTFTDNKFLEAARNIQEIDLSKYDLIINDYEPLTGWACKLKNIPMIELSHQASMLFKETPKPDKKDFFGELVLKYYVPSKKRIGFHFENYHPQIKKPVIRQKIRNLHPEKKGFYLVYLPSFSDENITKVLKQIPVEWKVFSKYSRLQFKEKNVEIFPIDEIQYLKAFESCEGILCNAGFESPAEALFMDKKLFVIPIHNQYEQECNACALDKMGIPNSKILKVEEIRSWVASDQHLRVDYPNDIEEILVNEVLTL, from the coding sequence ATGAAAATCCTATATGCTTTCCAAGGAACCGGTAACGGGCATGTCGCTCGTGCACAGGAAATCGTTCCGATCTTAAAAAAATATGCAGCAGTAGATACCCTCATTAGCGGGCACCAGTCGCAGTTAAAAGCTGATTTTGACGTTAATTTCCAATATAAAGGTATTTCTCTGCTTTATAACAAAACAGGCGGTTTATCCTACCGCAAAACGTTTACGGATAATAAATTTTTGGAAGCGGCTCGTAATATTCAGGAAATCGATCTTTCGAAATATGATTTAATTATCAATGATTATGAACCTTTAACCGGCTGGGCATGCAAACTAAAAAACATTCCGATGATCGAACTGAGTCATCAGGCTTCGATGTTATTTAAAGAAACACCCAAGCCTGACAAGAAAGACTTTTTTGGAGAATTAGTTCTAAAATATTATGTTCCCAGTAAGAAAAGAATCGGTTTTCATTTTGAGAATTATCATCCACAAATCAAAAAGCCGGTTATCCGTCAAAAAATCAGAAATCTTCATCCGGAAAAGAAAGGCTTCTATCTGGTATATCTTCCCAGTTTTTCAGATGAAAATATTACGAAGGTACTAAAACAAATTCCGGTAGAATGGAAGGTATTTTCTAAATATTCGAGACTTCAGTTTAAAGAGAAAAACGTTGAAATCTTCCCGATTGACGAAATTCAATATTTAAAAGCTTTTGAAAGTTGTGAGGGAATTCTCTGTAATGCCGGTTTCGAAAGCCCTGCAGAAGCTCTTTTCATGGATAAAAAATTATTTGTCATCCCGATTCACAATCAATATGAACAGGAATGTAATGCCTGCGCTCTTGATAAAATGGGAATTCCGAATTCCAAGATTCTGAAAGTGGAAGAAATCCGAAGTTGGGTCGCTTCTGATCAGCATCTCAGAGTAGATTATCCAAATGACATTGAAGAGATCTTGGTCAATGAAGTTTTAACGTTGTAG
- a CDS encoding UDP-2,3-diacylglucosamine diphosphatase, which yields MKRNVELVVISDVHLGTYGCKAKELLRYLNSVQPKTLVLNGDIIDIWQFKKSYFPKPHLKVIKKILSLATKNTDVFYITGNHDEMFRKFTDFELGKLKVCNKICLNINDKKTWIFHGDVFDASVQHSKWIAKLGGKGYDLLIVINNIVNWCLEKMGKEKYSFSKKIKNNVKKAVKYIGDFELTASELAIDNHYDYVICGHIHQPQIREVVNKKGSCIYMNSGDWIENLSALEYNENEWKIFYYEDHKHLLKDDGAEEIQDIDHTDLLKIVTNFTT from the coding sequence ATGAAAAGAAACGTTGAATTGGTTGTTATATCGGATGTTCATTTGGGAACTTATGGATGTAAGGCTAAAGAATTGCTGAGGTATCTCAATTCTGTTCAGCCTAAAACTTTGGTACTGAACGGTGATATCATCGATATCTGGCAGTTTAAAAAGTCTTACTTCCCTAAGCCTCACCTGAAAGTGATCAAAAAGATCCTTTCTTTGGCTACAAAAAATACCGATGTATTCTACATCACCGGAAATCACGACGAAATGTTCCGGAAGTTTACCGACTTCGAACTGGGTAAGCTGAAAGTCTGCAATAAAATCTGTCTTAACATTAACGATAAAAAAACATGGATCTTCCATGGTGATGTCTTTGACGCTTCTGTACAGCATTCGAAATGGATTGCTAAGCTAGGCGGTAAAGGATATGATCTGCTTATCGTTATCAACAATATTGTTAACTGGTGTTTAGAAAAGATGGGTAAAGAAAAATATTCCTTTTCGAAAAAGATCAAGAATAACGTGAAAAAAGCGGTGAAATATATCGGAGATTTCGAGCTGACTGCTTCTGAACTGGCTATCGACAATCATTATGATTATGTAATTTGCGGCCATATTCATCAGCCGCAAATTCGGGAAGTTGTTAATAAGAAAGGTTCGTGTATCTATATGAATTCCGGAGACTGGATCGAAAATCTATCGGCACTGGAATACAATGAAAATGAATGGAAGATTTTTTATTATGAGGATCACAAACATCTGCTAAAAGACGATGGAGCTGAAGAAATTCAGGACATAGACCATACTGACCTTCTAAAAATTGTAACCAATTTCACAACATGA
- a CDS encoding YebC/PmpR family DNA-binding transcriptional regulator translates to MGRAFEYRKASKMARWDKMAKTFSKIGKDIALAVKAGGADPESNPALRRCIQNAKGANMPKDNVERAIKKASGADAENYEEITYEGYGQGGVAFFIECTTNNTTRTVANVRAVFNKFDGNLGKNGELAFIFDRKGIFTIDLAQIKMDWDDFEMEMIDGGAEDVEKDEEEVMITTAFEDFGSLSHKLDELGIEAKSAELQRIPNNTKEVNEEQFKANMKMLERFEDDDDVQNVYHNMEVTEELMETL, encoded by the coding sequence ATGGGAAGAGCATTTGAATATAGAAAAGCTTCTAAAATGGCCAGATGGGATAAGATGGCCAAAACTTTCTCCAAAATAGGTAAAGACATCGCATTAGCTGTAAAAGCAGGCGGAGCGGATCCGGAATCGAATCCTGCATTGCGAAGATGTATCCAGAATGCCAAGGGGGCCAATATGCCAAAAGATAACGTAGAAAGAGCTATTAAAAAGGCGAGTGGCGCAGATGCTGAAAATTATGAGGAAATTACTTACGAAGGATATGGCCAGGGCGGAGTTGCTTTTTTCATCGAGTGCACGACCAACAATACCACAAGAACCGTAGCCAATGTAAGAGCTGTTTTTAATAAGTTTGACGGTAACCTGGGTAAAAATGGTGAACTTGCTTTCATCTTCGATAGAAAAGGAATTTTTACAATCGACTTAGCACAGATTAAAATGGATTGGGATGATTTCGAAATGGAAATGATCGACGGTGGTGCAGAAGATGTGGAAAAAGATGAAGAGGAAGTAATGATCACTACAGCTTTTGAAGATTTTGGTTCATTATCCCATAAGTTGGATGAACTTGGAATTGAGGCTAAAAGCGCGGAACTTCAGAGAATTCCTAATAACACCAAAGAAGTAAATGAAGAACAGTTCAAAGCAAATATGAAAATGCTGGAGCGTTTTGAAGACGATGATGACGTTCAGAACGTATATCACAACATGGAAGTCACTGAAGAGTTGATGGAAACGTTATAA
- the smpB gene encoding SsrA-binding protein SmpB: MKIEKTVNILNRRARFEYEILEEFEAGMVLTGTEIKSLRSSKASIAESFCQFIDGELYIINMMIDEYKLGTFYNHKTKRERKLLLHKKELQKLEKKLKDAGNTIIPLKLYINDRGKAKVLIALGRGKKLFDKRESIKDRENKRNLDRILKKS, encoded by the coding sequence ATGAAGATTGAAAAAACAGTAAATATACTCAACAGGAGAGCCCGTTTTGAATACGAAATTCTTGAAGAATTTGAAGCGGGAATGGTTTTAACAGGTACGGAAATCAAATCTTTGCGTTCTTCAAAAGCATCCATTGCAGAATCATTCTGTCAGTTTATTGATGGGGAATTATACATTATTAACATGATGATTGATGAATATAAATTGGGAACTTTTTATAATCATAAAACAAAAAGGGAACGGAAATTGCTCTTGCACAAAAAAGAATTACAAAAACTTGAAAAAAAGTTAAAGGATGCAGGCAACACGATCATACCTTTAAAATTATATATCAATGACAGGGGTAAAGCAAAGGTCCTGATTGCGCTTGGTAGAGGGAAAAAACTCTTTGATAAAAGGGAAAGCATAAAAGATAGAGAAAATAAACGAAACCTCGACAGAATATTAAAGAAAAGTTAA
- a CDS encoding ABC-F family ATP-binding cassette domain-containing protein has translation MLTVSNLSLQFGKRVLFDEVNIMFTKGNCYGIIGANGAGKSTFLKILTGKQDPTTGHVSLEPGKRMSVLEQDHFAYDQYTVLEAVLRGNKKLFEIKEEMDALYAKEDFSDEDGIKAGELGVIYDEMGGWTAESDAQTMLSNVGIKDDMHWQMMSELENKDKVKVLLAQALFGNPDVLILDEPTNDLDIDTISWLEDFLADYENTVIVVSHDRHFLDTVCTHIGDLDYAKLNLYTGNYSFWYQASQLATRQRAQANKKAEEKKKELQDFIARFSSNVAKAKQATARKKMIDKLNIDDIKPSSRRYPAIIFEMEREAGDQILDVKGLEKTKDGELLFSNIDLNLKKGDKVAVLSKNSLAITEFFEILAGNVEADKGTVAWGVTTTQSHMPLDNTNFFQEDLSLVDWLRQFTKNDEERHEEFVRGFLGRMLFSGDEALKSCKVLSGGEKMRCMFSRMMLQKANILLLDEPTNHLDLESITTLNNSLSNFKGNILLSSHDHEMLSTVCNRIIELTPNGIIDREMTYDEYLADKKVKELREKMYS, from the coding sequence ATGTTAACAGTATCTAATTTATCTTTACAATTCGGGAAAAGAGTTCTTTTTGACGAGGTAAACATTATGTTTACGAAAGGAAACTGCTACGGGATTATCGGAGCAAATGGTGCAGGAAAGTCTACATTCCTTAAAATATTGACCGGAAAACAGGACCCAACTACAGGACACGTATCTCTGGAGCCTGGAAAAAGGATGTCGGTTTTGGAGCAGGATCACTTTGCTTATGACCAGTATACGGTGCTTGAAGCGGTTTTGAGAGGTAACAAAAAATTATTCGAGATAAAAGAGGAGATGGATGCGCTATATGCGAAAGAAGACTTCTCTGATGAAGACGGAATCAAAGCCGGTGAGCTGGGTGTAATCTATGACGAAATGGGAGGATGGACTGCAGAATCCGATGCACAGACCATGCTTTCAAACGTTGGGATTAAAGATGATATGCACTGGCAGATGATGAGCGAGCTTGAGAACAAAGACAAAGTAAAAGTTCTATTGGCTCAGGCCCTTTTCGGAAACCCGGACGTTTTGATTCTCGATGAGCCTACCAACGACCTTGATATCGATACGATTTCATGGCTTGAAGATTTCCTTGCAGATTACGAAAATACCGTAATTGTCGTATCTCACGACCGTCACTTCCTGGATACCGTTTGTACCCACATCGGTGACCTTGATTATGCTAAGTTAAACCTTTATACTGGTAACTACTCATTCTGGTATCAGGCTTCCCAGTTGGCAACAAGACAGAGAGCTCAGGCCAATAAAAAAGCGGAAGAAAAGAAGAAGGAACTTCAGGACTTCATCGCCAGATTCAGCTCTAACGTTGCCAAAGCTAAGCAGGCTACTGCAAGAAAGAAAATGATCGACAAACTGAACATCGACGATATTAAGCCTTCTTCCAGAAGATATCCTGCGATTATTTTCGAAATGGAAAGAGAAGCGGGAGACCAGATTCTTGATGTAAAAGGGCTTGAGAAAACAAAAGATGGGGAATTGCTATTCTCAAATATCGATTTAAACCTTAAAAAAGGAGATAAGGTTGCGGTTTTATCCAAAAACTCATTGGCCATTACTGAATTTTTCGAGATTCTAGCCGGAAATGTTGAAGCAGACAAAGGAACCGTTGCATGGGGCGTTACTACAACACAGTCTCACATGCCTTTGGACAACACCAACTTCTTCCAGGAAGATTTAAGCCTGGTAGACTGGTTAAGACAATTCACAAAAAACGATGAAGAACGTCACGAAGAATTCGTAAGAGGATTTTTGGGAAGAATGCTTTTCTCCGGTGATGAAGCGTTGAAATCATGTAAAGTACTTTCTGGAGGTGAAAAAATGAGATGTATGTTCAGCAGAATGATGCTGCAGAAAGCCAACATCCTTTTGCTTGACGAACCTACCAACCACTTAGACCTTGAAAGTATCACGACATTGAACAACTCTCTGTCTAACTTTAAAGGAAACATTTTGCTGTCTTCTCATGACCACGAAATGCTTTCAACAGTCTGTAACCGAATCATCGAGCTTACACCGAACGGAATCATCGACCGTGAAATGACGTACGACGAATATCTTGCTGATAAAAAAGTAAAAGAATTAAGAGAAAAAATGTATTCATAA
- a CDS encoding alpha-amylase family glycosyl hydrolase produces MKKIYSLIILLLFLSVQGQTNDPRYQPKPYVEITHPEWTKNATIYEVNIRQYTPEGTFKAFEKHLPRLKKMGVDIVWLMPIHPIGQLHRKGNLGSYYSVKDFKGINPDFGSLADFKSLVNKIHGMGMHVIIDWVGNHSAWDNPLTKQHPDWYTKTREGKFQSTPWYDWDDVIDFDYNKPAFREYMTGALKYWVSETDIDGYRCDVAGFIPVDFWENARAELDRIKPVFMLAEWESRDLYKKSFDMTYSWTLWDKLKQATIEKKGAPALFEYMAHDVNSFPFDSYRMTFTDNHDKNSWEGNQFSNFGNGLEAAMVLCSTVNGMPLVYSGQEAGLNRSLAFFEKDPIQWKDHKFYPMYEKLFRLKHNNQALWNGKWGGEMERITNDTMQWILSFYREKNGDAVLTVINFSDQETDVKLDTKYIKNRYTELFSEQPLVISEDKTPLKLKAWDYKVFVKDK; encoded by the coding sequence ATGAAAAAAATATATTCACTCATTATACTGTTGCTCTTTCTTTCTGTTCAGGGGCAAACGAACGATCCGCGGTACCAGCCGAAACCTTACGTAGAAATTACCCATCCCGAGTGGACAAAAAATGCGACTATTTATGAGGTCAATATTCGGCAATACACTCCTGAAGGGACTTTTAAGGCATTTGAAAAACATTTGCCACGGCTGAAAAAAATGGGTGTGGACATTGTCTGGCTCATGCCGATTCACCCAATCGGGCAACTTCACAGAAAAGGTAACCTCGGAAGCTATTATTCCGTGAAAGATTTTAAGGGAATCAATCCTGATTTCGGATCTTTAGCAGATTTTAAAAGTCTGGTTAACAAAATCCACGGCATGGGAATGCATGTGATCATCGACTGGGTAGGAAACCATTCGGCGTGGGACAATCCTTTGACAAAGCAGCATCCGGACTGGTACACCAAAACCCGGGAAGGGAAATTTCAGTCGACGCCGTGGTACGATTGGGATGATGTAATTGATTTTGATTATAACAAACCGGCTTTTAGGGAATACATGACCGGTGCGCTTAAATATTGGGTTTCTGAAACAGATATTGATGGATACCGGTGTGATGTAGCCGGCTTTATCCCGGTGGATTTCTGGGAAAATGCAAGAGCGGAACTGGACCGTATAAAACCGGTATTCATGCTCGCTGAATGGGAATCCCGGGATCTTTATAAAAAATCGTTTGATATGACATATTCCTGGACTCTCTGGGACAAACTGAAGCAGGCGACTATCGAGAAGAAAGGAGCACCGGCGCTGTTTGAATATATGGCTCATGATGTCAACAGCTTTCCGTTTGATTCTTACCGGATGACCTTTACCGACAACCATGATAAAAATTCCTGGGAAGGAAACCAGTTTTCCAATTTTGGGAACGGGCTGGAGGCAGCAATGGTTTTATGCAGTACCGTAAACGGAATGCCTTTGGTATACAGTGGCCAGGAAGCCGGACTGAACAGAAGCCTTGCCTTTTTCGAAAAAGATCCGATTCAATGGAAAGACCATAAGTTTTACCCGATGTATGAAAAGCTGTTCCGTCTTAAGCATAACAATCAGGCGTTATGGAATGGAAAATGGGGCGGTGAAATGGAAAGAATTACCAATGACACCATGCAGTGGATCCTGTCATTTTACCGTGAGAAAAACGGCGATGCCGTACTTACCGTTATCAATTTTTCCGATCAGGAAACTGACGTGAAGCTGGATACTAAATACATTAAAAACCGTTATACAGAACTGTTTTCAGAACAGCCTCTCGTAATTTCCGAAGACAAAACTCCCCTGAAACTCAAAGCCTGGGACTATAAGGTTTTTGTAAAAGATAAATAA
- the recJ gene encoding single-stranded-DNA-specific exonuclease RecJ gives MSQKWIYKPEPDEEIVDGLSSSLGFGTFESKLLVLRGIDNYQKAREFFKPNLTDIHSPFLMADMQKAVERIATAIENGEKILVYGDYDVDGTTAVALMYLYLSKIVQKKYLDFYIPDRNSEGYGISTEGIDFAKENGFSLIIALDCGIKALDMISYAQSLGIDFIICDHHLPGEEIPNAVAVLDPKRSDCRYPFKELSGCGVGFKLCQGLNTIYKLPEAELFELTDLLAISIAADIVSMTGENRVLAKMGLKTLRKTRNLGLRLLIPEDKLSHFEISNIVFEIAPKINAAGRISHGKAAVELMVSDNLKHAHQIVNDIMNLNDERRELDMNSTLSALNQVIESQQETKYTTIVYHPEWNKGVIGIVASRLIETYYKPTLVFTDGNNGEMVASARSVSDFDVHEALDMCSEYFLKFGGHHAAAGLSMEKAKFDAFKEKFERVVSEKIKDHQKEPSITIDSEIQIDEINREFINFHRKLAPFGPHNMKPILTLTNQKVSGYIKTMGKDNNHLKFYIRQESTGRNIECVGFKLGQFADDFRNKYFDLAFTLEENHWKGNVTHYLNIKDVKFRD, from the coding sequence ATGAGTCAAAAATGGATTTACAAGCCCGAACCCGATGAAGAAATTGTGGATGGATTAAGTTCGTCTCTTGGTTTTGGAACTTTTGAATCTAAACTCCTCGTTTTGAGAGGAATTGACAATTATCAAAAGGCCAGAGAATTTTTCAAACCGAATCTTACCGACATCCACAGCCCATTTTTAATGGCCGATATGCAGAAAGCGGTAGAGCGTATTGCCACAGCGATTGAAAACGGAGAAAAAATACTGGTTTACGGAGATTACGATGTGGATGGCACTACTGCCGTTGCACTGATGTACCTGTACCTCAGCAAAATTGTTCAGAAAAAATATTTAGATTTTTATATTCCCGACAGAAATTCCGAAGGCTATGGAATTTCTACCGAAGGTATTGATTTTGCCAAAGAAAATGGCTTCTCTCTGATTATCGCATTGGACTGCGGAATTAAGGCGCTTGATATGATAAGTTATGCCCAGAGTCTGGGCATCGATTTTATTATCTGCGATCACCACTTACCCGGTGAGGAAATACCGAATGCGGTTGCCGTACTGGATCCGAAAAGAAGCGATTGCCGCTATCCTTTTAAAGAACTTTCTGGATGTGGCGTCGGCTTTAAACTATGCCAGGGACTAAATACCATTTATAAACTTCCGGAAGCGGAATTGTTTGAATTAACCGATCTTCTCGCCATTTCCATTGCTGCCGATATTGTATCGATGACCGGTGAAAACAGGGTTTTGGCTAAAATGGGACTGAAAACACTCCGTAAAACGAGAAATTTAGGTCTGCGTTTACTGATCCCGGAAGACAAACTTTCTCATTTTGAAATTTCAAATATTGTTTTTGAAATTGCTCCTAAAATTAATGCCGCCGGAAGGATATCCCACGGGAAAGCTGCGGTTGAGCTTATGGTTTCCGATAATCTGAAGCATGCGCATCAGATCGTTAACGACATTATGAATCTTAATGACGAAAGGCGGGAACTGGATATGAACTCTACCCTTTCAGCTTTGAACCAGGTTATTGAATCCCAGCAGGAAACCAAATACACCACGATCGTTTATCATCCGGAATGGAACAAAGGCGTTATCGGGATCGTAGCCTCCAGGCTGATCGAAACCTACTATAAACCGACCTTGGTCTTCACGGACGGAAATAACGGGGAAATGGTGGCCTCGGCACGATCTGTTTCCGATTTCGACGTTCACGAGGCGTTGGATATGTGTTCGGAATACTTTTTAAAATTCGGGGGACATCACGCAGCAGCAGGACTTTCGATGGAGAAAGCGAAATTTGATGCTTTTAAAGAAAAATTCGAAAGAGTAGTTTCTGAAAAAATAAAAGATCATCAGAAAGAGCCATCCATTACCATTGATTCCGAAATCCAGATCGACGAAATCAACCGGGAATTTATTAATTTCCACCGGAAGCTTGCCCCTTTCGGTCCGCATAACATGAAGCCGATCCTGACGTTAACCAATCAAAAAGTTTCAGGTTACATTAAAACGATGGGAAAAGATAACAATCACCTTAAATTTTATATCCGACAGGAATCTACCGGTAGAAATATCGAATGTGTAGGCTTTAAGCTGGGGCAGTTTGCCGATGATTTCAGGAATAAATATTTCGATCTGGCATTCACGCTGGAAGAAAACCACTGGAAAGGCAATGTAACGCATTACTTGAATATCAAAGATGTGAAATTCAGGGATTAA
- the nadD gene encoding nicotinate (nicotinamide) nucleotide adenylyltransferase, with product MKKIGLFFGSFNPIHIGHLILANYILEHSDMDELWFVVSPQNPFKEKKSLLKDHNRLDMVQLAVKNYPNMRASNVEFSLPQPSYTIDTLTYLHEKYPDYSFSLIMGEDNLAGLHKWKNAEALIKNHHIIVYPRIFEGEKKDSELLQHENISLIKAPVIELSATEIRDMIRTGKNVRPMLPPEVFEYLDGSSFYK from the coding sequence ATGAAAAAGATCGGACTTTTTTTCGGTTCATTCAATCCAATCCATATTGGGCATTTAATCCTGGCCAATTATATCCTGGAGCATTCGGATATGGATGAATTATGGTTTGTGGTAAGCCCTCAAAATCCTTTCAAGGAAAAAAAATCGCTGCTGAAAGATCATAACCGTCTGGATATGGTACAGCTTGCGGTGAAAAATTATCCCAACATGCGGGCTTCCAATGTAGAGTTTTCATTACCACAGCCCAGCTATACGATCGATACCCTCACCTATCTTCATGAAAAATATCCCGATTATTCTTTCAGTTTAATTATGGGCGAAGATAATCTGGCGGGTTTACATAAATGGAAAAATGCAGAGGCTTTAATTAAAAATCATCATATCATTGTATATCCGAGGATTTTTGAAGGAGAGAAAAAAGACTCAGAACTTTTGCAGCATGAGAACATTTCTCTTATTAAAGCGCCTGTAATCGAGCTTTCCGCAACCGAAATCCGAGATATGATCCGGACCGGAAAAAATGTACGGCCGATGCTTCCGCCGGAAGTTTTCGAATATTTGGACGGAAGCAGTTTTTATAAATAG
- a CDS encoding DUF3817 domain-containing protein, translating into MNFIEKLFSKYPQEKVIKWFKNICLAEAVSWFFLFTAMIWIRTNPNDIFPIVYISTIGSIHGLFFTLYLVFLPAVRKIFAWDDEDSVFALIAAFFPFATIWIDKKLARFDRE; encoded by the coding sequence ATGAATTTCATCGAAAAATTATTCTCAAAATATCCGCAGGAAAAAGTAATTAAATGGTTTAAAAATATTTGCCTGGCGGAAGCGGTTTCCTGGTTTTTCCTGTTTACGGCAATGATCTGGATCCGTACCAATCCCAACGATATTTTCCCGATTGTTTATATCAGCACGATCGGCAGCATCCACGGTTTATTTTTTACCCTGTATCTTGTGTTTCTTCCTGCCGTTAGAAAAATATTTGCCTGGGATGACGAAGACAGCGTCTTTGCTTTAATTGCAGCTTTCTTTCCTTTCGCCACCATCTGGATTGATAAAAAGCTTGCGCGTTTTGACAGAGAATAA